From Longimicrobiales bacterium, one genomic window encodes:
- a CDS encoding 2-dehydropantoate 2-reductase, producing the protein MNSDTIVIWGAGAMGGSIGAWLVRAGQPVLFVDTDEQHARVIRDSGLKIIGPVDEFSVNADCVHPSDVTSEITTVFLAVKAHHTEESVQAIEPLLACDGVVVSIQNGLNELVIAAAVGDDRTIGSFVNFGADVLHPGVVMRGNRGTVVVGELDGARTDRVEEVHRLLSLFEPKAQLTDNIWGYLWGKLAYGSMLFATALTAASIADVLASPKHRPALIGLAREAMAVAASRGVRPEAFDGFDPGAFAPEASSVAATESLDALVRFNRASAKSHSGVWRDLAVRKRRTEVDAQIAPIDSIGAESGVPTPLTRRLVELVHDVEEGRRDQSWETLDQLI; encoded by the coding sequence ATGAATTCTGACACGATTGTAATCTGGGGCGCCGGCGCTATGGGCGGGTCCATCGGCGCCTGGCTGGTCCGCGCCGGCCAGCCAGTTCTATTCGTCGACACCGACGAACAGCACGCCCGGGTGATCCGTGACTCAGGCCTCAAGATCATCGGGCCCGTCGACGAATTCTCGGTAAACGCGGACTGCGTTCATCCCAGTGACGTGACTTCTGAGATCACGACCGTGTTCCTCGCGGTGAAGGCTCATCACACCGAGGAATCCGTCCAGGCGATCGAGCCCCTGCTGGCCTGTGACGGAGTCGTAGTCTCGATACAGAACGGACTCAACGAACTCGTCATTGCGGCGGCCGTCGGTGACGATCGCACGATCGGTTCGTTCGTGAACTTCGGCGCGGACGTTCTTCACCCAGGTGTGGTAATGCGTGGGAATCGAGGCACTGTCGTTGTTGGTGAGCTCGATGGCGCACGCACGGACAGGGTCGAGGAAGTGCATCGCTTGCTGAGCCTCTTTGAGCCCAAGGCCCAGCTGACGGACAACATATGGGGATACCTGTGGGGCAAGCTGGCCTACGGATCAATGCTGTTTGCAACGGCCCTGACCGCCGCGTCGATTGCCGATGTCCTCGCTTCTCCGAAGCACCGCCCTGCCCTCATCGGCCTGGCTCGAGAGGCTATGGCCGTCGCTGCTTCACGCGGGGTGCGCCCAGAGGCTTTCGACGGATTCGACCCGGGAGCGTTCGCTCCTGAGGCGTCGTCCGTGGCCGCGACCGAGAGCCTCGACGCACTGGTCCGGTTCAACCGGGCATCCGCAAAGAGTCACAGCGGCGTGTGGCGCGACCTCGCGGTCCGAAAGCGCCGCACGGAAGTCGATGCGCAGATCGCACCCATCGACAGTATTGGAGCGGAAAGCGGCGTGCCTACACCGCTGACCCGACGACTGGTGGAGCTGGTCCATGATGTCGAGGAGGGTCGAAGAGATCAAAGTTGGGAAACGCTGGACCAACTCATCTGA
- a CDS encoding peptidase dimerization domain-containing protein → MMSRRVEEIKVGKRWTNSSDISRLVHPGQVLSGPLTSDLSLASRTNTSDWSLDMMAMRRLLALPLLLLPIPVFAQSTDTERAAARDIIAEIDVLQARLNPTGMAEDLAGRNDEMREALVRRTTELWESEMQDLSDFIGLNPEVGWEEFLAVDTLSSVLRGRGWDVEVGVAGLETAFVATWTSPAGQDGLMLGMIAEYDALRDADGPFHGDQHNAQTPIVFASAFAMAEHMAAEGIPGRLRIYGTPAEEVGPPAKVIMHEAGIFDGADLLIRSHGVTQTSRAQVGFGSCCLNINEVKYTFLGKPSHQMASWHGRNALEAAVHFYSMVDGLRSTFRPEASIQGVIPEGGEAPNVVPQRAVVDYYIRYPDPIYLEHINNMMDDAARGAAMATGTEVQIDRYGEYRDGLSLGTLQELAFAYANELDAPNINPEPSRPSGYEETGVVTKDIPGIGISVFSSRGANHTRGMLDDTFNEIGHTGFRISAEIMTSMLYDYLTRPELREAVIEEQAILAGLLDQYHDALRAAYASELGSPISQR, encoded by the coding sequence ATGATGTCGAGGAGGGTCGAAGAGATCAAAGTTGGGAAACGCTGGACCAACTCATCTGACATCAGTCGCCTGGTGCATCCGGGGCAAGTACTTTCCGGCCCCCTAACGAGCGATCTGTCGCTCGCGTCACGCACGAACACGTCCGACTGGAGTCTCGACATGATGGCTATGCGCCGCCTTCTCGCACTGCCACTTCTGCTTCTGCCAATCCCAGTTTTTGCTCAGAGCACCGACACCGAACGAGCGGCCGCACGCGACATCATCGCCGAAATCGATGTGCTCCAAGCCCGGCTGAACCCGACGGGGATGGCCGAGGACCTCGCAGGCCGGAATGACGAAATGCGGGAGGCGCTCGTCCGCCGTACGACAGAGCTGTGGGAGTCGGAGATGCAGGATCTCAGCGACTTTATCGGTCTCAATCCCGAGGTCGGCTGGGAGGAGTTCCTCGCCGTCGATACGCTGTCGTCAGTGCTGCGAGGTCGGGGGTGGGATGTCGAGGTGGGGGTCGCCGGTCTGGAGACCGCCTTCGTCGCGACTTGGACGTCGCCAGCCGGCCAGGACGGACTGATGCTCGGCATGATTGCCGAGTATGACGCCCTGCGTGACGCAGATGGTCCGTTCCACGGGGATCAGCACAACGCGCAAACGCCGATCGTATTCGCATCAGCGTTCGCCATGGCGGAACACATGGCCGCTGAGGGAATTCCCGGGCGACTGCGCATCTACGGAACGCCGGCGGAGGAGGTCGGTCCGCCGGCGAAGGTCATTATGCACGAAGCGGGGATCTTCGACGGAGCCGACCTGCTCATCCGCAGCCACGGTGTCACCCAGACCTCGCGCGCTCAGGTCGGGTTCGGGAGTTGCTGCCTCAATATCAATGAGGTGAAGTACACCTTCCTCGGGAAGCCATCGCATCAGATGGCCTCGTGGCACGGGCGTAATGCGCTTGAAGCGGCAGTCCACTTCTACTCGATGGTGGACGGCCTGCGCTCGACCTTTCGCCCAGAAGCATCGATTCAGGGTGTGATCCCGGAAGGCGGCGAGGCGCCGAACGTCGTGCCCCAGCGAGCCGTCGTGGACTATTACATCCGATATCCCGACCCGATCTATCTGGAGCACATCAACAACATGATGGACGACGCGGCGCGCGGCGCGGCGATGGCCACTGGGACAGAAGTGCAGATCGATCGGTACGGTGAATACCGGGACGGGCTCTCGCTCGGAACTCTCCAAGAGCTTGCCTTTGCCTACGCGAACGAACTGGACGCCCCAAACATCAATCCAGAGCCCAGCCGACCCTCGGGTTATGAGGAGACAGGGGTCGTCACAAAAGACATTCCCGGCATCGGAATCAGCGTGTTCAGCTCACGTGGGGCGAATCATACACGCGGCATGCTCGACGATACCTTCAACGAGATCGGCCACACCGGCTTTCGCATCAGTGCCGAAATCATGACGTCGATGCTCTACGACTACCTCACGCGACCGGAGCTTCGCGAAGCCGTGATCGAGGAACAGGCCATCCTCGCGGGGCTCCTGGATCAATATCACGACGCTCTTCGCGCAGCCTATGCCAGCGAACTGGGGAGCCCGATCTCACAGAGGTAG
- a CDS encoding PQQ-dependent dehydrogenase, methanol/ethanol family, translating into MKGPRLRLTGALLLFFVTTACASGPPPMALAVTPPYRSVTQDRLENPEPENWLSYRGNYAGWGFSELDQITSGNVSDLEAAWTFSTGVRGGHESPPIVNDGVMYITTPGNRLFALDARNGDLLWLYEHDLPDRLIAIHNTNRGVALYEDKVFMATLDARVVALDALTGEEIWDVSVADNGSGYYMTTAPLAVEGRIMAGVSGGELGIRGFVVALDAETGVEVWKTHTVPEPGDFGSDTWPGDTWETGGAPVWLPGHYDPALGLTYWGTGNPGPWVGDQRDGDNLYTNSVLALDLQTGEIRGYHQYHWNGSWDWDEVSTPLLVDLTRDGRTFPALVHPGRNGYLWTLERSADGISFVDATEYVYQDVFSSIDPETGRPTYDPDHKPTTGQVTSFCPSLWGGKDWPPAAFNPDTRLLYIPANTNHCGSIEGLEVEYIPGRGYTGADSEMTLREGADHIGELQAWNLDTGTLEWTTNFPSLNWGSVLTTGGGLVFMGGTPDRRFSAFDAGTGAELWSKRLSSGVMGVPVTYAVDGVQYIAVQSGWGVDPASMTRRVDSARGTFTYVPQGGVLWVFALDR; encoded by the coding sequence ACGATTGACTGGCGCGCTGCTGTTGTTCTTCGTGACGACGGCATGTGCCTCTGGCCCGCCACCAATGGCTTTGGCCGTGACGCCCCCATACCGGTCCGTTACTCAGGACCGCCTTGAGAATCCCGAGCCTGAGAACTGGCTGAGCTACCGCGGGAATTATGCGGGCTGGGGTTTCAGCGAGCTCGATCAGATCACATCCGGCAACGTGTCCGATCTCGAGGCGGCCTGGACGTTCTCCACCGGCGTCCGCGGCGGTCACGAATCTCCACCGATCGTGAATGATGGCGTGATGTATATCACGACGCCGGGTAATCGACTGTTCGCACTCGACGCCCGGAACGGCGATCTGCTCTGGCTCTACGAGCATGACCTGCCGGACCGTCTCATCGCGATCCACAACACGAATCGGGGCGTTGCCCTTTATGAAGACAAAGTCTTCATGGCGACACTGGACGCGCGGGTGGTTGCGCTCGACGCCTTGACCGGAGAAGAGATCTGGGACGTCTCCGTCGCCGACAACGGGTCCGGCTATTACATGACGACCGCGCCGCTGGCGGTCGAAGGGCGAATCATGGCGGGGGTCTCGGGTGGCGAGCTTGGCATCCGTGGCTTCGTCGTGGCGTTAGATGCGGAAACCGGGGTGGAGGTATGGAAGACGCACACCGTGCCAGAGCCGGGCGACTTCGGCAGCGACACCTGGCCTGGCGATACCTGGGAGACCGGTGGCGCCCCCGTTTGGCTGCCTGGACACTACGATCCGGCGTTGGGTCTCACCTACTGGGGCACCGGCAATCCGGGTCCATGGGTAGGCGATCAGCGGGACGGAGACAATCTGTACACGAACTCTGTGCTCGCCCTTGATCTCCAGACGGGTGAGATCCGGGGCTACCATCAGTATCACTGGAACGGGTCTTGGGACTGGGATGAGGTGTCGACGCCGCTGCTTGTGGACCTTACACGTGACGGCCGGACGTTTCCTGCGCTCGTGCACCCGGGTCGCAACGGGTATTTGTGGACACTGGAACGAAGCGCTGACGGCATCAGCTTCGTCGATGCCACCGAGTATGTGTATCAGGACGTCTTCTCGAGTATCGATCCGGAGACCGGGCGCCCCACATATGACCCCGACCACAAGCCGACCACCGGGCAGGTTACGTCGTTCTGCCCTTCGCTCTGGGGAGGGAAGGATTGGCCACCGGCGGCGTTCAATCCCGACACGCGCCTGCTGTATATCCCGGCGAACACCAATCACTGCGGATCAATTGAGGGGCTGGAGGTCGAGTATATCCCGGGCCGCGGATACACGGGTGCAGATTCTGAGATGACTCTCCGCGAGGGGGCCGATCACATCGGAGAACTTCAGGCGTGGAATCTCGATACCGGCACACTCGAGTGGACGACCAATTTTCCATCGCTTAACTGGGGCTCGGTCCTCACAACTGGGGGTGGATTGGTCTTTATGGGTGGAACGCCTGATCGGAGGTTCAGCGCTTTTGATGCAGGAACAGGTGCGGAACTGTGGAGCAAGCGTTTGAGCTCCGGTGTGATGGGCGTTCCGGTCACATATGCCGTAGATGGCGTCCAGTACATAGCCGTCCAGTCCGGATGGGGAGTGGACCCGGCGAGCATGACACGTCGCGTGGACTCAGCCCGAGGCACGTTCACCTACGTACCCCAAGGTGGTGTGCTCTGGGTATTCGCGCTCGACCGATGA